The window AAAAGTTCGCTCTTCCGTATCCTTGGTGGACTGTGGCCCGTGTATGGCGGAACAGTCAAAAAGCCACCCACGTCGGAGTTCACCTACATTCCACAGCGACCGTACCTCTCATTGGGTACGCTGCGCGACCAGATCATCTACCCGCACACAGCACAAGAGATGCGAGCACGTGGCAAGACCGACGAggatctgctcgacattCTACGCGTTCTGCAGATCGAGCATATCGTGGTGCGCGAAGGTGGATGGGACGTGCAGCGCGAATGGCGAGACGCGCTCTCTGGCGGTGACAAGCAGCGTATCGCCATGGCGCGACTCTTCTACCACAAGCCCAAGTACGCGATTCTGGACGAGTGCACCTCGGCGGTgacgctcgagatcgaaaaAATTATGTACGACCACGCTaccgagctcggcatcacCATGTTGACCGTATCGCACCGACCTTCGCTGTGGAAGTACCATAGCTACGTGTTGCAGTACGACGGGCAGGGTGGATATGTCTTCACCGAGCTGGATGCTGAGAAGAGACTGGCACTGCAGGAGGAGAAGCAGGCGCTTGAAcagaagctgctgcaggtgcCTAGGTGGCAGGAGAGGCTCGAGGCATTGAAGGAGGCCAGACGTGAGAGGAACCAGTCGAGAATCGGTTCTCCCGTTCAGGAGAAGCCAAACCCTGTGGCTGCCGCTTagattcgagctgctgcgaaATGTTATTCCTCTATCATCACGGTTAGGTTTCGATGTGTACCTCTGCTATGCGAGTACGTAAAGCTCTGGTAGAGTCACCATTCCTTTGGACTAGTCGTGTGGATTTAATGAGCGAGAGTGGTCGAGAGACACAAGAACATGGAAGAACATTAATCGTGAGTAGCGTGAATGATGTTTGCTAGGCTGAGTGGAGGTGTGGACTTCCGAATTCCGGGCCGGCTGCGAAAATTTGTCGCGAACTGGAAGAACACAACAAAAAAGGGTTCAAAGGCTGACTTACTGCTACTCACAGATTACGACGTTTTGGCCTGCATCAACTACATCCTTACGACTGCATTGATACTGGGACGTTAAGGCAGAATGGCAGAGCGCATATCGGGTCAACATGGTCCGGCGGGTCTTGTGGCGTTGCTCAGGATGACTGTCGCCACCTCTGTACGACCTGGAACGAGTGTTTTGATGGCATCCACCCATCATGCTGGGATCGGAGGCTCACGCTCGGCAACATTTACCAAAACATCGGATCCATCAACGATCAGCTTGCAGCGTGCAAGATGCTTCTCATCCACCTCTCACTTGTCGGTCAGCGCCCATCGAAAGCAAGCTGGACGAGAAAAAGCACGTCTGCGCTCGATGCGACAGGAAGAGAGACTGCTTCGGCGACGAGAGAAGGATGGATTCTCTTCTGCTTCCGTCCAAAAGCAAAACCAGCTTCGGCCTCGCGATCCAATAGATGAAGCAGTCGAAAGCAACATCCGTGAATACATGGCCCGTACAGGTCCGCGTGGCGAACGACTTACTCGCGCCCAACAAGAACGCCTGCTCAAGCACGAACTCAAAGGCCTCGGGCATCAGCTCGAAAAATTGGAGAAGAAAGCAAAAGCGGATCAAGCAACGCAAGATCTTCCCGAGCTCGATGACCATATGCTAGAAGAGCTGTATCAGGCTTTGATGctgcctccaccgccaacaGCTGAAGAGGCAAGGTTGGCAAGGTTAGAAGGAGGGAGGAGGGAAAGGGGGTTGCAGCGATGCGCAGAACAAGACGGAAGGGGAAGGAGGATGCTGGGGATCATGGAAGGGCCGATGGCGCTATTGTCACCGACGAAAGCGGACGAAAGACGCATGAGGGCAGGCATGGACTTGAAACAGAAAATGATTGATGCCAGAGAGAAAGGGAAAATGCTATTGCCTCCCTCGAGCTCACCGGTGCGAAGGACGCAGGAGTTCCCGACAGCGGAGCTTCCGGAAACCAAAAGGGCAAGCGTGCAAGAGGAACAAATAGACATGGTGGCATTACCCTATGCCGAACGACAGGAGATCCGCCTGCAACAGCTGTTTGCCCGACTCTCTTTGGTACATAGTACTTCAGACGCAAGCACAGCGGAAAGCGAGTCTGGTACCGACTCTTTACAAGACATCAAGTCGAACCTCGCTCATCGGATTGCCAAGATTCTCCAGGAGCACGACTACAAGCTGCAATCCGCGTCTCCAGATTCGGCTGAAAAGAACACCGCAGAagccgaggaagaagacCCTGCATCACCGCCTCCGCCCTTCGCACCGGTCCGACTGGACGGTAGAGCTTCTGCCTTATCAGCCGCCAAAAACGACCAAATGCCCCCGGAGACGAAGGGCAATTCTGCTGCTAATTCCAGAGATGACGTGGTCGCTCATGCGGAAACCATGATCAACGATCTCAGCTCGACAGAATCGCGCCAGTTCTTGCTGGACTCGATCGAAAAGCTCGTTCTCtctgcttcggcttcgaccACGGATTCTACTACCGTTGCGCCACTGCCATTAGGCATAGCCACGACGGAGGAATGGACTGCGCTCGCCGTCTCTTCTGCGCAAGCTAACGACACAGCCACACTTTCGCGAACCATGTCACTGATGCAAGCTGCAGGCTATCATCCAGCCCCACTGGAGCTGTACAACAACGTGATGGACGCCTTTGCCACGAATGGGCAGGTGGAATTGTGTCAGGAATGGCTTCAGCAGATGTCCGAGGTTGGATTGGTACCGGACGACCACACGTATCATAGCTTGACTAAAGCGTACGTCAACACCTCGCAATTTGTGCCGGCTATTCAGCtgatcaactcgctcgaggCGAGCGGCCGGCCTGCCTCGATGGCGACCTACACGTTGATCATCGATCGGCTTTTGGATCCTGTCGTTGCACCGGCGACTGGCGTCAAGGACGAGCGACCTGAACTGCAGGCGTTGGCATGGAACGTGTTCTACCACATGCGCTTACACGCACACCCGGTGCCGGACGTACCGCTGTACACGCTCATGATCCGAGCTTGTGCTCGGGGCATTCCTCAACCACACGACATCGACGACGCTCTCGGATCCagcaccatctcggcatcTCGGGCGCGCCCGAGTTCACGCATCAGCGATGCGGAACGAGCACTGGATCTTTTCCGCGAGATGACAACGCGCTACTCGGTGCGACCCAACGCCGAGGTCTACAATGCACTCATCCTCGCTTGTGCTCGACGCAAGGATTTCTACCTGGAAGCTTTCCGTTTGCTacgcgagatggtggagctCGAAACGGAACGCTCGCACATCAATGCCGGGCACGGCGGAATGCTTCGATTCGCCCCCGATAGGTATACGTTCAACGCACTGTTGCAAGGGTGTGCGAGGAACCGCGATTTGGCGCGTGCTCGTTGGGTATTGGCGGAGATGATTCGGAGCACGCTGCCGCTGTTTGATGCCGAGGTGAGTCAAGGCTTGACGAGGGCGCAGAGCGTGGAGCTACTGAGCAAGAGGCCGAACGAGGAGACAATGTGTCACGTCTTGCACACGTATGCTGCGTACGTGCCGCCGGTCAAGAGGACTCAATTGGCCTCGCAAGCGCAGTCACGGGAGGAGCCACCTTCTGGAGCTGCAACGCCTCTGAGCTCAAGCACGCTTTCGAACACGGACAAGACCGACGACATAGTTACCGACGCTCACCacgccatcgtcgccaGTGAAGTGCACCAGGACGAAAACACGACAGCTGAAGAAGCTGCACACATCTTCTCGGCTCTGGTTCCGCAAACGTCGTCGGATCTGGTCTCGGAATCGCGCTCGCTGTTTGCGCGAATCCTTGCCGACCAGCCGACGTCTGACATCCAAGGTCCGCTCGGGGCTGTGACACCAGGCGTTCGACTGGTGAATGCGTACCTAACCGTGCTCGCTGCACACCTCCCTCGACATCAACGTCCTTCCGTCCTACACTCTACTTTGCTCAACGTGGAACAATCAGACTCGCAAGAGCACGCTTCGTTGGAGTGCGCGTTGTTCGCCAAGTTGCGCTTGGAGCCGAACGAGCATTCATACCGGATTGTGTTGCAGAGTCTGAGCGAGGCTGGTGCGGAAAGTGCGAGGTTAGTCAACGAGGTCTGGGATAAGTTCCAAGAGTTCATGGGTAAGCACACGACGGCGACTGAGGGGGGGTTGACCGCTGTGGCACGCGGTGGTGAGAGCGCCCAAGGCGCCGAACCAATCGACGCTGTCGAGGTCACCAAGTGCTGGTCTGCCTACATACACTACCATGCAAAGACGTCTACGGCTTCCAacgacaagatcggctTGGACCGCGCCATGGCGCTTGTACGAGAATATGTGTGCTTGTATCCACCGCAACTGTCGCCGGATATGGCGGCGCGCAGCGGCCGGAGGAAAGCGCTCAAGAAAGCGCGTATCAGGCAAATGGCCTCGCTGCGCGAACACTCCTCCAAGACGCGACTCGATCTTACGCCTCTACCGGTGCCCTGGAAATCCCTGCAGACTTTAATTGCACTCAGCGACCGCTCTGACCCGCTTGGCTTCAAGGACAACACGAGCTCCGTCAACACAGCATCAGATTGCTTGCGTACACAACCACCCGCAACGCTGCCGCTGTCGTTCCCTCCGAGCTTCTCGTTCCTCGACGTGCAATTGCTCCACCACAGATTGGTACGTTACGGTCGCACCAAAGACCTCGCGTATCTCAGCTGGGTGTTGCATCGATATGCTGCAGCGAGAAGGTCGCGTGGATCGTAGAATGTTGATCAAGAGCTAGTATAGTCGTCGTTGCGCGATCGCAAACCAACACGCCGTCGCATCTCGCTTGAGAGCACAAGAAGATGCATATGACCTGAATTTCATGCaatacaatcacgaatcataGCCATGTCAAGCTGACCGTATGTACGTGTGAAGCATCATCGACGTTTGGGAGCCAAACTAGCAAACAATCTCCTCAACTCGTTTGCGCCCAACTCGAGACTGGCACCAGCCAGATCCGGGTAGCACTCCTGGCCGATCCTAGCGATACGCTGGAACTCTCTAATGTAGCCCTGTTCGCAACTCGACCAAACGCGAGCGAGAACCTCGACATcctgctcgactcgacccGCTCCACCTTCCACAGCAGTGACGCCCGgcacatcgtcgtcatcgaaATGCTTGGCCACCCTCTTTGCCAACGCCTCAACCGCCTTTCTCGTATCCTTGGCCGTATAATCTTTGCACAGCTTCTTGAACGCCCCCTTACTAAACGCCGAATGCAAACACACCTCGCTAGCAGGCGTATTTTTCAATAGCGTGTCGATCCCCTCTCCAAAGTCCATCATCTTGGCCAACGATCGGCGCAGCACAAACTGCGTATAGCTCGTCAGCGAATCGCCATAGATGCTCTCTGCgcgcttgacgagcgcggAAAGACAGCCGGATGGATTCGCCCCGCGCAAAGTCAGTCGGTTGATCTCCGAGATGAAATACCACATGTTTTCGATAAGGATAACCAGGTGGTTGAGCTGCCCTTTGTCTTCATCCACCGCCCCGACGCTTTCCACGCGAGAAATTGTCTGTAGCGCCTCAAACATGGCGCCGCAAATCTGCACGTAGTATCCGTCCACCGCAGTTCGAATATTGAGAGTCTCTGCATTCACCAACTGCGCCTCGACGCGCTCGACAAACACCGGGAAGACGCGCATAAAGTGCACCACCcccttgcgcttcttgacaGTCAACTTTGTCTGTTCGATGCCCTTGATCTGTTCTTGCACCAAGCGCTCCAATTGCGACGCCAGCCGCAAATGCAGCTTTGCCAGCACTTTTTGAAGAGATTCGCACGAAACTTCTTCAGCTTCCATGATGCCTCGATCGAGCGTAGCGAGCAATCCGACGATTGACATGCGATCCTTGGCCAATGCGTCGTCGGTGAAAGCCTGCAGTTCCGGAGCAACGAAGCCAAAGATCAAGTCCATAGCCCCCTTCATCTCGCGCAATGGTCcgctggacgaggtgaACATCCCCGCTGCCCGCCGTCGGAAGTACGGCTCGAGATCCATGTAATCCGCAAATGTGATGTTGTTGTCGTTGATGTGTAAGAAATCCGAGATGAAGCTCTGTTCGCGTAGTAAGACAGGGAAGATGCATGAGAGAATCCGCTGCAGACTGTCTTGGCCAGAGACGTCGCCGCGGTCTCGAGCGCCACGGCTGGATTTGTCGCGCTGTGTGCGACGGATGGTGCCGCTTCGAATCGCGGACGTGCCAACCCCGGTGGAAGTCGGAACGACAAAGCTCGATTCGACCATGTCTTCGTCGCTCGCTTTGCGCAACTGTTTACGGTACGCCGAGAaaagctgctgcatctcggTGCGGTAGCATTCGCTTGCTGAGGCAAAGTACGCCGCTGAGACGCGAGAGAAGGTGGCGGAAGAAACTTCCCTCATGTACAGCAGTAGACCACAGTACTGGCCGAGGACTTCCTCCATAGGAGCATGGTCACGTAGCGACGGATGAGGTGGTTGCAAGGCCATCTGACGCGAAGGATCCGCCAAAAGTCGCTGCGTCTCTGCGTGAAAGGTGACGTTAAGGTAGTCGAGCACACGCTTGCAGAACCGCGAAGAGATGGCCTCGTGGTCAGCAAGCCTCTCAGCGGCAGCCGCCATATCGGCACCTCCACCGTCGCCATCTCTACGCGCTTGCAACATTGACTTGTAGAGTGAAGCTGCAGCCATCTCGAGTTGAGCGACCCCTTCCGGGCTTTCCAGCCGGCCTGCAGTGAGACTGTGAATCgcgtcctcgtcgacattgATCGTATTGatcagcatctcgatctcggccatCAGTGTGCGCTGATTCGATGTCTGTACCTGCAAACCTCGGTTCTGCGATTCGATGTGCGAGATGtcgtcagctcgagcgttgagctgcacTTTGAAGCCGGCGATCATGCTGTCCATCATATCCAAGTCGGCCAGTGCCTCTTCCATGTGTTTGACAACCAGCGCCACGCGGTCATCCGAttcgatgatggcgaaAATATTGGCCGCTTCAAGCGCCGAGAGCTCGTCCAGAAGGCGCGCCTCGATCATGTCGGCAGTACCTTTGCCCGATGCGATACCGTAGCCTTTCGCACTTGCGTTGCGCCATTCGAGACCTTCAAGCATCTCTTCCACTGCGACTAGGGTGGAGTTttcgtcctcatcttcgtcgAGAGCGTCGTTGTTCTTTGGCCTttcgccgagcttggtctTGTCGGTCTCCAGACGTGCGATGGCCGGTCGGCCCAAAGTAGCACGCTTTGAGGTGAAAGATGCATCGGGATCCGCATCTTTGTCAGCCAGAACAGCGCCTCCGTATGGATCTtcgtcttgatctgctgcttcgtcgtAATCGTCGACTTCGGTGACACCGGTGAGACCTGTGCCAGCTAGGAGCATGCGTTCGTAGGCAGCGCCACCTCGGATAGGTTCAATAGAGCTAAGCCGCGCTCTGGCATCGCCTCCACCTCCTGCTAGACctccgctgctgccactctTGATGGAGACAGAATCTGCACTGTTCTTGCGTGGTGGCGGATGTTTCGGTACAGCTAATGTGGCCGCTCTCGACGTCTGTTGCAGTGGCGCTGTCGAGGCGTCTGTTGCTGCAGATTTCTGCAAGTCGGTTGTGGGACGAGATGGAAGTTGTACGGTTCGGCTGAGCGGACTGGGTTGGAGTCCACCTTCGCGTTTGCTCTTGATGGGCTGCACGCCAGAGCTTGGCGATCCTCTCCCGTCGCGGTTGTTGACGACATTACTTCCATAGCTGTGAGTAGGAGAAGCACCATTGTCTCCAGAGATCTTGGGTAGCGCCGACGTGTTGATGGCAGGTGCTGGAATGGACTCTACTACAGCTGCTCGGttcgatgctgttgctgtaGCGCTCGAGGTAGGCTGTGAATTGTCAGTACGATACCCAGAAGACGGCCGATCTGATAGGTTGGCAGAGTCCGCGACCACTGCTGCAGCCGAATTCGAGGAAAGCGGTACATCGATACCGACGAGCCTGGGCCCGTCATCCTGGGTATACTTGCGATAAACCTTGACCAAGCTTTGCAAGAACAGCTGCTGTTCGAccggctgctgcgtctgccACTGATACGGACGACTCAGAGTAATGCTGAAAATGTCTGGCTGGATCACATGGACTTGCCGGAGGGTGTTGAGGTCCCAGTCCTTGCCGATGCTGAAGCTACCGTTGGCGTTGcgcttggccttgttgaTGGTAACCCTGCCTGTGTCTTTTTGAACAGCCAAGATGAGGTATCTTGCCTTTTTTGTCGCGcgagaagctgcagcaatGACGGTAGCGCTTCCGTCTTCGGCAGCCACCTCTTCCCAGATCTTGAGATGCGCAATGTAGGCGTTGTTTGGGTTGCGTGTTTGCAGAGCTGCGTTGAAGAGGTCTTTGGTCttgttggcagcagcggcagcggccGCTGCGGCGGATGCGCCACCGCCCCCATTGGGTTGCGACGATAAAGACATGGAGAGATCGCGGCACGAGTCGGTCCACGCTCTGTAATAGGGCTCTGCCAAAAAGTGCTTGCGAGGGTCAGGGTCACGCGGTCAAGACGATGTCGTCGGTCGCACCGATGCTCCCATGTCAGCTCGGACTGACCCAATACCTGAATGGGctgcgatacactcgctTCGGTTCCGATGGTGGTTCGTGCACTAGATGATGGCAGGAGTCTGCGCGAATTGGCTCGAGTGCCTCTGGTTGGATGAGGACTCACTCAGATGCAAATGCAACGGAAAtagtgaatcacgaatcacgaatcacgaatcacgaacgcTTTTCCAATTTCAGGGTTCGTTGAGCTACTCGCTTTTCCAAGGTGGAGCTCAGCGACCGTGACCGTGACCGTGCGCGCGTGCAAGCTGACGGAGCATGTGCACCGCTGCTCGGCGCTTGTCACGCTCGCAACTCGTCtcttgcttggctttcACTCGTGTGTGACCGACTAACTtagtcacagtcacgagtgtgaatTTCCAAGGCTGTGTGTGCGCCTTCTCTCCACTTGGAGCGCAGCACGACAAAAGTTGCCATCCAagattcacattcgtgattattcatgattctgGATTCTGTCGAgcttcaccaccatccagCATctatattcgtgattcatccGTCTCATAAACATCGTCTTTTCCCTTCGTGTTCAATCACGTGGATAACACATCGTTTGCGAGGATCATCATGTCGTTCCTCGACCGGTTTCGCGCTGCGGCTCAGAAGGCAGGCGTTCAAGCTAACGCTTTTGCCCAACAGACTAGCCGGACCATCAACGAGCAAGCAGCTTCCGCGCGTGCTGGATTCTCTTTACCAAAGGAATGCGATCGTGCGGCCACAATCCTGCAGGCGTTCTTGGCTGATCCTGGCCACCCGGATTCGGCACTCAACTCGATTCCGAAAGctgtgctgcagcaggcgaAAGGTTTGGCCGTATTCAGCGTTATCAAAGCCGTGAGTATCTATCATGGTGACAATCGTCATTCCCCAGAGCAGAGCTGACATATGTTTGTATTTTTCTGGTCTAATAGGGTTTTGTGTGGTCAGGCAAGATCGGGAGTGGTGTAGTGATCGCACGTTTGCCAGACGGTAGCTGGTCCGCGCCCAGCTGCATCGGAACCGGTTCGGTTGGTCTAGGTCTTCAAATTGGTGCCGACATCACCGAGTTTGTGGTGGTAATGAACAGCGACGAAGCGATCAAAGCGTTCGCGTACGCCGGAAACCTCACTCTTGGAGGCAGCCtttccgccgccgctggACCCATCGGTACCGGTGCCGCGGTTAACCTTGCGGTTCGCGACCCGGCGCCTCTGTTCACCTATTCGAGATCCAAAGGTCTCTTCGCGGGTATCTCGTTGGAGGGAACCGTGCTGGTCGAGAGAAAGGAAACCAACAAGGACTTCTACGGTCAGCCCATTCCCGCTCTGGATCTGTTGACAGGTAAAGTGCCTGCGCCCGAAGCAGCGAGTGCGATGTACGAGGTTGTCGAGGcggccgagatggtggatgaAACTGGAGTGCCTCAGCAGAGCTACGTTCCAGCTGGTCAGCAGGGCGCTACGGGAGGTGTAAGCGGGTACGATCTTGGTGGCGACCACATCGCGCCTGTAGCAACGCCAGCCGGGTCCACGACAgctccagcagctgccacaCCGACAGCAACCACCGAAACCAACAAATCGGTCTTTGACGCCGAGAAACCCTAGTTGCCCACCACTCCGTGTCGATACCCTCTCTTCACACGCTGTCGTAATCTCACACCAGCTCATGCCTCCCGTGTCCTTTGTGAGACGTGTCCGTACTGACAAACAAAGACCCCCGGCGCGTCAGAACCATCTCATCTCGATATGAACACGCTTTGGATCGAGCGGAACGGACGAAAATTGCCGTGTCTGGCGTGAGAAACGCatgaatgtgaatgtgattGAGCAAGACGTGCGGAAGCAAGATTACGAGGGCGGATGAGCCCAATTTGAAGTGGAGAATTTGGCGTACTGATGCATCCTTGCCTGCCTAGAGAGCTCAGACTTGAGATTGACCGGGCTCGAGCTGAAAGGCTCGTCCAAAGCGGACGGCAATGTTTGCGTGAGTCTCGTGTCGGTAGGATGCGAAGAGACGCGCGATGTGCTACTGATCATGATGGGCATGCCTGCACCTGGGTTGCCGAGAGACGGGCTGAGTAGAGCGGTGGGAGAGTTGGCTCCGGACTCGCCCGATTGCGAATCGTTGGATGAGTTGGTTTCGCGTCGTCTGCCCATCATGCCCTGGTAGTAGGCGGGGGTGAaagcagatcgagacgaACCGCCAGTCACACCCGGGATCCCGCGCAAGCTGGATGCAGAGCGGTAGCCAGGTGGTGGAGAACTCATCCCCGAGCCTGCTGAGCCGGTCGGGATCCATCCGTTCGGACGGATCCTGTCCTTAGCCTTCTGTCTCGCCGCGGCCGCGCCTTCGCTCGTGATGGTGGAGTTGGACGCGCTACTGGATGACGAGAATCGCCCACCGCTCTTTCCCTCGCCCTCGGTCGCCGTGGACGCATACGAGAGCACGCGTGAGCTCATTCTGGGACTTCGCGGCGTCGCATGCATCTGAGCATGCACAGAGTTTTCCGCTTTCTTCATGTACCCTCGTCCCGGCCCCTCGCGCGGCCAAGCTGGTTGACGCACTTTGACGGGAGAGGGCGTCGCACCGCGCTCGGTCGCCACCTGCGATGTGTCTTCGTTGCCAGAGGACTCCTCGCCATCGGAggactcgtcatcgccatccCGGCTGTCCGAtgcttcgtcgtcaagcgcatcgtcgccttcttgcacgctcgatctgcgcTCCAGCTTTGTCGTGGGCAAAGGGCGCAAAGTGTTTCCGGGCAAGCTTGCTCCGCGAGACCCGGCAGACACTGCGGAGCCTCCTCCATTCTTTCGTGCATCGACAAGGCGTACAGAGCCGGGATCCCTCGAGCTGGCCCTGTTGTCGCTCGGCTGATCTGTATGCAACCTTCGCTTCTCGGGGCAAGGAGGGCGCGTGCGTCGATTCCAGGCGTTGGCAAAATTGACAATAGCACCCACCTTGTCCCATGCATTGACATACGACAGGTTCGTAGGCAAGCCTCGTGGGCGCTGCACGGGTGGCGGCGCTGGCACTGGAGCGGGAGCGGGAGCGGtaggaggagcaggagcacGGAAGGAGCCGTCCTTCGAACTCCCGAGCGTGGGAGTTTTGTCGGCATCCGGCGATGGGGAGGGCTGGCGAGGCTCATCAGGGAATACTCTGGATGGGGCGTTGGCCGTTTGCTGTTTGGTCTCCCAGGGGAAAATGGGCTTGACTTTGCTTGGGTCGGGCTTGTGCGATCCAAGATTGTCGAACACACGATCGCGTCGAAGTTGAGCAGGGATATATCCGGGACCGCCATGTGGACGAGCGCCAGGTTGTTGAGGTGCAGCAGCCTGCGGCACAAAGAATGCTGCCTTTTGCTCGGCTAGCGTGCGTGGGGTTTTTTGGCCGGCATCCCAGATATTTGAATAGAAGGCGTCGATGGGGATTCGCATCTGGTAGAGCGAAGCATCGGATCCGGTTGGAGGAGCTTCATGAGCCGGATTCCATGACAGCTTTGGCGGCGAAAAGTGCTGAGGCGAgtcgtcgctctcgtcttTCTTGTCGGCCGTAGCCCGACCAGGAATTGCCACAGGAGCAGAGTTTGGTCCAACAGTCGCTTCCCTAGCCCTGGCCtcggcgtcgatgctcttCTGCGTCGGTGTCGGCGGAGAAGGTACGCGTGCGACCTCGGGCGCCGGCGCGATCAACGAGTTTCTCCCGTCCAAAGGCAGACTGGCATACGCTGCTTCCCAAACTGGTGGTCTTTCAGGCGCAGGTGTATATACAACGTCGAGTTTGTTGGTTGGCGAATCTTCCTGGCGCGCCTCAGCATCCCATACAGCGTGGAAAGTAGGAACGGTAAATTTGcgacgctcgacgaccTCAACGCCGCGTTCGGTGTGAACAATCTCAATCTCGCTGTCGGGTGATGTGGAGCCGGAGGCGGGGTAAAGGGAAGCGAATGCGCTGTGCCAGAGGGCGAGCAAATAGTCCGGCTGGTCAGGCGAAATGGTTTCGCTGTTGAGCTCACGAGGACCACCGAGTGGATTGGGCTGGGGGATACCCGATGGCCGAGTACGATTCCATGGCTTGTGTTGACCGATGAAATGGACAATGTTGATCGACTGCCCGTAGCGCTGATAGGCTGGCGCGAATGTGTAGCCACCGTGACTGGTGACGTTGTAGCGGAAGCTGAGTCTCTTCCAGCCGCGGCCTGGAGCTGAGGCAGCACGTTGAGAGTCAGCAGCAGACTCATCGGAGCCATCTTCAGGACCAAAAAAGTCGTTAAGAAGACCTTGGTCTGCACCATCCCAAGAGCCTGTGGTGCGGGCAAAGGACCGGATGGCTTCGAAGGTGTGATTTGAGGGTGTGAGGACCATGACACCACTGTTGAAGGCATCTGGCCAGCCCGTGTCTGGCGCAGCGGCGAAGGTGACATTGCTTGCTAGGTGGAAAAGATGGTCGATGGGGCGGAGCACCAAGGTGTCTGCATCGAGAAAGACAAGCTTGTCAAAACCTTGCCATCGATGAGTTGCATCGTGAGTGGCAGTGGCACCGTGAGCAATGAGGTGAGCTGAATCGCGGCCCAGCCTCCAAGCATGCAGTTTTGTGAGCGTGTTGGTAAGATCAGGACGGCCCAAAAGACCTAGATTGTGCTCCATCTCTCGGATCATGGCATCGAGCTCCGAATCGAGCACGACAGGAAGAGCGGCGGATTTGGCATCGTCTGCTAAAGCGGGTGCTGGATTATCGCTATGTGGCGAAGTGGCGAGGATCTGGCGGAAGCCAATAGGTTCTACTCCCACGATCCAGTCAAACAAACCGCTACGGCGCAATGCCTTGATGGACTGGACAGAGAGTGTGTCTGGCGTGATGAGA of the Mycosarcoma maydis chromosome 2, whole genome shotgun sequence genome contains:
- a CDS encoding uncharacterized protein (related to Exocyst complex component Sec3) — translated: MSLSSQPNGGGGASAAAAAAAAANKTKDLFNAALQTRNPNNAYIAHLKIWEEVAAEDGSATVIAAASRATKKARYLILAVQKDTGRVTINKAKRNANGSFSIGKDWDLNTLRQVHVIQPDIFSITLSRPYQWQTQQPVEQQLFLQSLVKVYRKYTQDDGPRLVGIDVPLSSNSAAAVVADSANLSDRPSSGYRTDNSQPTSSATATASNRAAVVESIPAPAINTSALPKISGDNGASPTHSYGSNVVNNRDGRGSPSSGVQPIKSKREGGLQPSPLSRTVQLPSRPTTDLQKSAATDASTAPLQQTSRAATLAVPKHPPPRKNSADSVSIKSGSSGGLAGGGGDARARLSSIEPIRGGAAYERMLLAGTGLTGVTEVDDYDEAADQDEDPYGGAVLADKDADPDASFTSKRATLGRPAIARLETDKTKLGERPKNNDALDEDEDENSTLVAVEEMLEGLEWRNASAKGYGIASGKGTADMIEARLLDELSALEAANIFAIIESDDRVALVVKHMEEALADLDMMDSMIAGFKVQLNARADDISHIESQNRGLQVQTSNQRTLMAEIEMLINTINVDEDAIHSLTAGRLESPEGVAQLEMAAASLYKSMLQARRDGDGGGADMAAAAERLADHEAISSRFCKRVLDYLNVTFHAETQRLLADPSRQMALQPPHPSLRDHAPMEEVLGQYCGLLLYMREVSSATFSRVSAAYFASASECYRTEMQQLFSAYRKQLRKASDEDMVESSFVVPTSTGVGTSAIRSGTIRRTQRDKSSRGARDRGDVSGQDSLQRILSCIFPVLLREQSFISDFLHINDNNITFADYMDLEPYFRRRAAGMFTSSSGPLREMKGAMDLIFGFVAPELQAFTDDALAKDRMSIVGLLATLDRGIMEAEEVSCESLQKVLAKLHLRLASQLERLVQEQIKGIEQTKLTVKKRKGVVHFMRVFPVFVERVEAQLVNAETLNIRTAVDGYYVQICGAMFEALQTISRVESVGAVDEDKGQLNHLVILIENMWYFISEINRLTLRGANPSGCLSALVKRAESIYGDSLTSYTQFVLRRSLAKMMDFGEGIDTLLKNTPASEVCLHSAFSKGAFKKLCKDYTAKDTRKAVEALAKRVAKHFDDDDVPGVTAVEGGAGRVEQDVEVLARVWSSCEQGYIREFQRIARIGQECYPDLAGASLELGANELRRLFASLAPKRR
- a CDS encoding uncharacterized protein (related to YSC84 - protein involved in the organization of the actin cytoskeleton); translated protein: MSFLDRFRAAAQKAGVQANAFAQQTSRTINEQAASARAGFSLPKECDRAATILQAFLADPGHPDSALNSIPKAVLQQAKGLAVFSVIKAGFVWSGKIGSGVVIARLPDGSWSAPSCIGTGSVGLGLQIGADITEFVVVMNSDEAIKAFAYAGNLTLGGSLSAAAGPIGTGAAVNLAVRDPAPLFTYSRSKGLFAGISLEGTVLVERKETNKDFYGQPIPALDLLTGKVPAPEAASAMYEVVEAAEMVDETGVPQQSYVPAGQQGATGGVSGYDLGGDHIAPVATPAGSTTAPAAATPTATTETNKSVFDAEKP